A single genomic interval of Halomonas sp. GT harbors:
- a CDS encoding TRAP transporter small permease: MQTQMARATRVSRVLQLTLEGVAGATLFGMMLLTTADVGGRYFFNSPILGAVELTQLMLAALVFLSLPVVCWRQEHVSVDLLDAVFPAKLIWLREVIVNLIVTAALWLMAQRVWALAERAFSWGDVTEFLRIPRGYLIGLIAIMLALSALLTLMRAAFYLLEGLKVIEKGGPLSIGEPHD; the protein is encoded by the coding sequence ATGCAAACCCAAATGGCACGTGCTACGCGCGTTAGTCGGGTTCTGCAGCTGACATTAGAGGGGGTGGCTGGCGCTACCCTCTTTGGCATGATGCTGTTGACCACTGCTGACGTAGGCGGCCGCTACTTTTTTAATTCCCCCATTCTAGGTGCTGTTGAATTAACCCAGCTAATGCTGGCGGCATTGGTATTTCTCTCGCTGCCAGTCGTTTGTTGGCGTCAAGAGCATGTCAGCGTTGATCTGCTCGATGCGGTATTTCCTGCAAAACTTATCTGGCTACGTGAAGTGATCGTTAACCTGATAGTGACGGCAGCTTTGTGGTTGATGGCTCAGCGTGTATGGGCGTTGGCAGAGCGTGCCTTTTCATGGGGGGATGTGACGGAGTTTCTGCGCATACCTCGGGGTTACCTGATCGGGCTGATCGCTATCATGCTCGCGCTTTCAGCACTACTGACCCTTATGCGAGCCGCTTTCTATTTGCTTGAGGGGCTTAAGGTAATCGAAAAAGGTGGCCCATTGAGTATAGGAGAGCCCCATGACTGA
- a CDS encoding TRAP transporter large permease, with protein MTEALYGFAVLLILVFLRVPLAFAMGIVGFAGFYLLTGNWNAAEAMAARRVVDTAMDYGLSVIPLFILMGNFVSHAGLSDALFRASNGFLGHRKGGQAMATIVACGGFSAICGSSLATCATMGRVAMPQMRKYGYKDSLAAASIAAGGTLGILIPPSVMLVIYGILTETSIRELFAAGFIPGILGIFLYIGAIKWVLWRDPTAGPAAEKVPWPERIKALKSVGSTLALFVLVIGGIYLGVFTPTEAAGIGAMGAFLIALMRRALTPQVLMNVLMDTVRTTAMLFAVVLTALIFANFINRAGLPGDLLALVNGLNVAPFVVILVIIAIYVVLGCVFESMSMLLLTVPVFFPVVAGLGYDLVWFGILVVIVIEISLITPPVGMNVFVLRAVLPDVSTGTIFRGVTPFWVAGTIRALLVLIFPAIVLFLPRLMY; from the coding sequence ATGACTGAAGCGTTGTACGGTTTCGCAGTATTGTTGATACTTGTGTTCCTGCGTGTGCCACTGGCGTTCGCGATGGGGATCGTTGGTTTCGCCGGGTTCTATCTATTAACGGGTAACTGGAATGCTGCTGAAGCAATGGCGGCGCGCCGGGTAGTAGACACCGCCATGGATTACGGCCTGTCCGTCATTCCATTGTTCATTCTAATGGGCAACTTTGTTTCTCATGCAGGCTTATCCGATGCTTTGTTTCGAGCATCAAATGGTTTCCTAGGTCACCGTAAGGGTGGTCAGGCAATGGCGACAATCGTCGCTTGCGGTGGTTTTAGCGCGATATGCGGATCGAGCTTAGCGACGTGTGCCACCATGGGCCGAGTCGCCATGCCGCAAATGCGCAAGTATGGCTATAAGGATTCACTTGCTGCCGCTTCCATCGCGGCGGGTGGCACCTTGGGTATATTGATACCACCCAGCGTCATGCTAGTGATTTATGGGATCCTGACCGAAACCAGTATTCGCGAGCTTTTTGCCGCTGGCTTTATCCCCGGCATTCTTGGCATCTTTCTTTATATTGGTGCCATCAAGTGGGTTCTTTGGCGCGACCCCACTGCTGGCCCTGCGGCAGAGAAAGTGCCATGGCCAGAGCGGATTAAGGCACTAAAAAGCGTAGGCAGTACGCTAGCACTGTTTGTACTCGTGATTGGCGGTATTTACCTCGGGGTGTTTACGCCCACTGAGGCTGCCGGTATCGGTGCAATGGGTGCATTCCTGATCGCGCTAATGCGTCGGGCGCTGACCCCGCAAGTATTGATGAATGTATTAATGGACACCGTGCGCACCACCGCGATGCTGTTTGCAGTAGTACTAACGGCGCTGATTTTTGCCAACTTCATCAACCGAGCAGGGCTGCCTGGCGACCTGCTAGCACTGGTTAACGGCCTGAATGTGGCGCCTTTTGTGGTCATCCTGGTGATTATCGCGATCTATGTCGTGCTGGGGTGCGTGTTTGAAAGTATGTCGATGCTGCTGCTCACCGTACCAGTATTCTTCCCTGTCGTCGCAGGGCTGGGTTACGACTTGGTGTGGTTCGGTATTCTTGTGGTCATCGTTATCGAAATCAGTTTGATAACGCCCCCTGTCGGTATGAATGTATTCGTGTTGCGAGCCGTGTTGCCAGACGTATCCACAGGCACGATCTTCCGCGGTGTCACCCCGTTCTGGGTCGCGGGAACCATACGCGCACTGTTAGTGCTTATCTTCCCTGCTATCGTGCTTTTCCTACCGCGACTGATGTATTAA